The window GTACGTACTTAAAGCGTTTAACACGACCGAACGGTGTTGATTTCAACCCGGTCCCTTTTCAGGCATTTTctactaggtacctattgtttATTCGTTTTGTATGATTGCACAAATAATTCACAAACAACTTTCTCAAATTTCAGCCAAAGAACGGTGCACGAAACGAAAGGATGGGACTCGTTCCGAGAATTCCCGCCGAAGCAGGACAGTGGCTCCATGGAGAGCCAGAAATGTCTCGAGTTCACAGTGCGACTGCTCAAGATATTAGCTTACGCCGTCACGTTCGTGGTGGTGCTTGGCTCTGGGGTCATCGCCAAGGGGACGGTGCTGTTTATGACGTCACAGCTCAAGAAAGACAGGCGGCTCGCTTATTGTAATAGAAATTTAGGTAAGTTTCAGCGAAAACCTATATAGGCACTTAGTGCTTAGACAGTCATATGCctgtattcggatttcgagataatcacaagatctagagatcaacttgatctacattagatatcgacgtgacttggatatctaagtcataacatgtcgaaatcgttcaagaggacctccagaatcgcggaaacgtcaaatttgacatatctatcttacaaatatctttaaattatccatatcgtaacttgttgaagtctagtagaaatctaattcattttccgaatcgagccgatagtagTAAATCGGAAAACTGGCCAGATGTCTATCGGACCACTGAAACTTAGGGTTTAGTTAGAAAAAGGTTCCATCCATCGATATCGGTTATGGAACCTTTTTTAATGTTGCTAAGTTACTACATTAAAACACCACCATACGTTATTTTCCAGGTAGAGACAAGCAATTTATAGTAAGCCTTCCGGACGAAGAACGAGTGGCTTGGATGTGGGCGCTCCTTGCGGCGTTCGCTATCCCAGAAATAGGAACAGTCATTCGCGCCGTGAGGATATGTTTCTTCAAGTCTTCGAAACGACCGACGAGTGCACAGTTCATTGTGGTAAGTTCAACACGACCATGATAGCTAAAACTAAAGTTAAGTGCCATGTGGCGCCCAAAATTTACcgctatatgtaggtacctagacCTAGTTCGGAAACAATATGGAAATGGCTGGGTTCGTAATGGCTGTGGCATGGCATTTGTGTTAATTTTTGCGCATTTATCCTTATTAATGTGAAAGAGAAGACTTGTTTAAAATACTGCTTGCTTTCTTTTACAGGTGTTTGTTGCAGAGTCACTCCACACAATAGGTCTGGGGTTGTTATTCTTCAAGATACTTCCAGAGCTCGACGTCGTTAAAGGCGCTATGATAACCAATTGTCTCTGCATTATCCCCGCGATACTGGGCTTACTCTCAAGAAACTCGCGAGACTCGAAGCGGTTCATGAAAGTTATCGTCGACATGGCCGCTATTGTAGCACAAGTCACCGGGTTTATTGTGTGGCCTTTGTTGGAAAATAAGCCCGTGTTATGGCTGATACCGATCGCGTCTTTATGCATTTCCTTGGGATGGTGGGAGAACTACGTAACCAGACAGAGCCCCATTGGTAAGATACTCAAACTTATGTAACACACAAAACATTACTTACATTTCCAACAAGAagctaattttaattaattgtttCAGGTATAATCAAAAGTTTAGGCAGACTAAAAGAAGAGTTAAATCATTCAAGATATTTTACTTACCGGTTCATGTCCATATGGAAAATATTGCTGTTTTTGATGTGCATTCTGTTCAGCATATGGATGGAAGGAGACGATCCGGCGATGTTCTTCCAACTGTTCAATGCTGGATTTGGGCCACATAACATCGTGGTTGAAGAGGTATAACTGTATAGCATAGCACTATTTAGATGATTATAGCCCACGTCGGCAAACCACATAATATAAATACGTATATACTTACCATCGTAGGTGTGTTCTGCGGCTAAGGGTCTCAATGGAGCCTTATATTGTAATAAGTACAGGTATTTAAATATGGTTCGTAACTTACTCAATTTCGTCTCGTTTCAGATACAAATTCAAACGGGAGGCACGACGATTCCTGATCTGGTAAATGCCACACTGACCGGAGACTCGGTAGAAGTTGCAGCAGTTTACAAGTCTGCCTTCTACGTTCTGCTTATACAAATGTTCGCTGCCTACTTCTGTTACATTTTCGGAAAGTTCGCGTGTAAAATCCTCATTCAAGGCTTCAGTTATGCGTTTCCTATCAATCTAGTCATCCCGCTGGTAGTGAACTTCTTGATCGCTGCTTGTGGAATAAGGAATGGGGACAACTGTTTCTTCCACGGAACCATACCTGATTATCTGTTTTTTGAAAGCCCACCAGGTAACTTTAAGTCTTTACTTTGGACTTTGCAAATCTATGCTTTTTTGACcagtaaaaataatatattttacaaatatttacagTTTACACCCTAAGCGATTTTATTTCTCGCCAAATGGCTTGGGTGTGGTTATTATGGCTTCTATCGCAAACGTGGATAACGATACACATTTGGACCCCGAAGGCAGAGCGTTTGGCATCTACGGAGAAATTATTTGTCTTACCAATGTATAATGGACTGCTTATTGATCAAAGCATGGCGCTCAACAGAAAGAGGGATGACCATAAAGATGTAAAGACTGAGgtaaagtaataagtaaaataagtattcatcATCTCacccataagacgtccactgctgaacataggcctcccccttggacctccattcgtaccggttggaagccacccgcatccagcgtcttccggcggctttaacaaggtcgtccgtccatcttgtgggtggacgtcctacgctgggtttgctagtccgtggtctccactcgagcacttttcgaccccatcggccatcttctctgcgcgcaatgtggcctgcccattgccacttcagcttgctaatccggtgagctatatcggtgactttagttcgtctacggatctcctcatttctgattcgatcacgcagagaaactccgagcatagccctctccatagctcgttgagcgactttgaattttgagatgaggccgatagtgaaagaccacgtttcggagccgtaagtcatcgctggtaacacacattgattaaagactttcgtcttgaggcactgaggtatgtcggacgaaaagacattacgtagtttcccgaacgctgcccaaccgagttggattcggcggttgacctccttctcgaagttggactacttgtcctaggtagatgtacgagtcaacaacttcgagtaccgagttcccaacagagactgggatgggcacaacattggcatttgacataagtttcgtcttgtccatgttcattttcaagcccacccgttgtgaaactcggttgaggtcatcgagcatcatgctgagttcctccatcgactttgccatgactacgatatcgtcggcaaaccgaaggtgagtgatgtattcgccgttgatgttgatgccaagtccttgccattccaggagcttgaaggtgtcttccattacggcagtaaacagtttcggagagataacgtctccctgccttacgcagGTAAAATAAGTATTAGCATAAGGTTAAATGTCAATAGTTTTTCTTCGCACAACCAGGAATTGTCTGTCTATagagtacctatacatatattaactAATCTCAGTGACACTAATAAACGTGAAATATTGATACAAATTATCTGAGACTACATATTTCATTTAGACGTGAAAGATAAAATAACTGACATGTGTTTTATGAATTTCAGGATCTTGCCGAAATCGAGAAAGAAAAGGGTGACGAATACTACGAAACCATCTCGGTACAGTCAGACAATACTGGTGCTTCTCCCAAAACCATCAAGTCTTCAGACCAAATCACCAGAATATACGCATGCGCTACTATGTGGCACGAAACGAAAGACGAGATGATAGAGTTCTTGAAGTCGATCCTCAGGTTGGATGAAGATCAGTGCGCGCGGCGTGTCGCTCAGAAGTATCTTCGCGTAGTGGATCCTGATTACTATGAATTTGAAAGTGAGTTAACTTGTATGTTAACATAGCTAACTTGGCGAAAATTTACCAACTCTGCTGCAACGCCCTGCAAAGCCTAAAAAGCGATATCATATTAAAATAACTACTTATTTCTGATTTACAGCTCACATTTTCTTAGACGACGCTTTCGAAATTTCCGATCACAGCGATGACGACTCTCAAGTGAATCGATTCGTGAAACTTCTCATCGATACAATTGACGAAGCTGCTTCCGAAGTACATCAAACCAGCATTAGAATCCGGCCACCGAAGAAGTACCCGGCTCCGTACGGCGGGAGGTTGACGTGGGTGCTGCCAGGAAAGACAAAAATGATTTGCCATCTTAAGGACAAGGCAAAGATTCGTCACAGGAAACGTTGGTCTCAGGTACCCAAACTTAATATTGCTAGGTTAGTCACATGTCCGTGTAGGATCCGTGGCCATTTGTGCAACCATTATCATTAATTATATGCTCCTATAACTTCCTAAAAATCATGTcattaagatttatttttgttcCAAATTATCCCCTCGTGTAATAGACACTTAAACATTCTAACATACACTTGTTGTAGATACAAATATCCATATTATAATTTCCTTAGGTGATGTACATGTACTACCTTTTGGGTCACCGTCTAATGGAGTTGCCGATATCCGTGGACCGAAAGGACGTTATGGCTGAAAATACTTATCTTCTGACTTTGGACGGAGACATCGACTTCCAGCCTCATGCTGTCAGACTGCTTATCGATTTGATGAAGAAGAATAAGAATCTTGGAGCTGCTTGCGGACGTATTCATCCAGTTGGATCAGGTAACCAATTATGTCTGTTTGCCTTCTATTTCATTACCACATCTACATTCCAAGTGTGAATTCCGGAGAATTGAAATAAAATCCTAAAAATCTGTAGTCTGTAATAGATTGCGTGGTAGCGGCAAGATCGCCTTTTGGTTAGCTTTGTACCTAAATAATCTTAATTTCTCATCAAAGTTTCAGTTTAAGTTCGCCATGTTGTGTTAATTTTGGTAACCAAAGCAAAGAAGTAATAAATAActatcatatatattttgatgTTTGGTTTAGTCACTAAACccacatttaaatattttcaggCCCCATGGTGTGGTATCAGATGTTCGAGTACGCTATCGGCCATTGGCTGCAGAAGGCGACGGAGCACATGATCGGATGCGTACTCTGTAGCCCGGGCTGCTTCTCACTCTTCAGAGGGAAGGCGCTCATGGACGACAACGTTATGAAGAAATACACGCTACGATCAGATGAAGCTAGGCATTACGTACAATACGATCAAGgtaattttaatcaaacattACACAGGTGTAAATATAATGCCAAAAATTTGTTAAACGTTTAACTTGACCTATTCCTTCAATCGAATTCACTTGCGTTTCTTTTGCATTGCGTTTGCTTTGATGCTGACTGCGAACCTTTATACTATATCTTTAAAGAGGTACATGAAGAAGAACAGTCGATTTCTATATTTCGGCGATAGACTGACAAAAAATAGCCCGCAAATTTGTAATCATGTAAAAATTCAAAAAGTGTGATTTGGGTATATGATTCTGTATCACACAATGGCTGTAAATTTTGGAAGAGTACGTCCAAGATTTAGGAATATACTTCAACTTTTCTTCCATCACAGGAGAGGATCGTTGGCTATGCACCCTGCTGCTCCAGCGAGGATACCGTGTAGAATACTCCGCCGCGTCGGACGCGTACACGCATTGCCCCGAAGGTTTCAGCGAGTTCTACAACCAGCGTCGTCGCTGGGTGCCCTCCACTATTGCCAACATCATGGACCTGCTCGCTGACTATAAGCACACCATCAAGATCAACGACAACATTTCCACTCCGTATATCGCTTACCAGGTAACGAATTCAAACAAGTGCCTTATTTTTTCGCTTAGGTTATCGAGTGAACTCCTGAATACCTTAAAATGTGGCGAGCAGATTTCTACGAAACATACacaataaaaatacttacttacatgtATAACAGCTATTAGGATTTACTCAAGACTAATATAATTTTCAATTAATTTCAGATGATGTTGATGGGCGGTACGATCCTGGGTCCCGGCACTATATTCCTTATGTTGGTGGGTGCCTTCGTGGCTGCTTTCCGAATCGACAATTGGACCTCCttcgaatacaatttgtacCCGATATTGCTATTCATGTTTGTCTGCTTCACGATGAAATCCGAAATTCAGGTAAGATCAGCAAGTGCAATAGGACTTCACAATTGATATTAGATATCATGAGACCAATCGTGGACCAATCATACCATAACTACACTGCTAAAGTAGTTCGGTTAAAATGCCGTAGGTAGTTTGTAACTGTCGGTAATAAAGAAAGCCAGTCCATTCAACTGCATTACTCCAAACAATGCACTATAAAAATTATTGTAATAAACCAGAAAAGCAGTCTCAAAGAGCACATTGGCATAGAAGTTCAGCATCAGTCAGCTAAGTTCGATTTGTTCAGTGAATACAATATGTTCTGAGGAGTGTTTGAAATATTAATTTGTAACGTGTTCTTGTTACAGTTACTGGTTGCTCAAATTCTATCGACAGCGTACGCTATGATAATGATGGCTGTAATCGTCGGTACCGCGCTCCAGTTAGGCGAGGACGGCATAGGATCACCTTCGGCCATATTCTTGATAGCGTTGTCGAGTTCCTTCTTCATAGCGGCGTGCTTGCATCCACAAGAGTTTTGGTGTATCGTGCCCGGAATCATCTATTTACTTTCTATCCCATCTATGTACTTGCTTTTGATTTTGTAttcgattataaacttaaacgTCGTATCGTGGGGTACTCGAGAAGTGCAGACTAAGAAAACAAAGAAAGTAAGTTCTCGTTGGTTAACATAGTTGGTATCCAAGCAATTTAACTGTATAATAAAGTGGCTAATGCGATTATGGACTTTTTAGGAAATCGAGCAGGAGAAGAAAGAAGCCGAGGAAGCCAAGAAGAAAGTTAAACAGAGGTCCCTCTTAGGATTTTTACAAGGTGTAAATAGCAACGAAGAAGAGGGGTCTATTGAATTCTCTTTCGCTGGGCTTTTCAAGTGCTTACTTTGCACGCATCCTAAGGGCAACGAGGAGAAAATACAGCTGTTGCATATTGCTTCGACGCTCGAGAAGTTGGAGAAAAAATTGGAAACTGTAGAAAGGTGgagtacattttatttttataaaaattactgGACACTAGTTATTAAAAATTTTgtactaaaaagtaaaaatgaaaaatttcaGGGCAGTTGATCCGCATGGACTAAGTAGAGGACGTAAGCTATCGATCGGGCACAGAGGTAGTACGAATGGCGATCACGGATTAGATGCGTTAGCAGAAGACCCAGAGGACGACCACAACTCGGATTCCGATACCGACACTTTGTCTACTGTACCGAGGGTATAAACTTGCACTACTTTATTACAATATGGAATCTTCTTCATTTAACTCTGGTCATTTAACAGAACCAAATTGCCAATTTGTAGACTTTGACTGTCTATACGAAAAAGGTTTATCAACCCTTGAAATAAAAAGTAGAAACAAAAACGATGAAAATACTAAAGTAAAATCGTATTCCTAATTTGTATTATACGTTTAGGAACAACGAGATGACCTCATCAATCCTTATTGGATAGAAGACCAAGATTTGAAAAAGGGTGAAGTTGACTTTTTGAGTCAGGGAGAGCTGCAGTTCTGGAAGGATCTCATTGACAAATATCTCTACCCCATTGATGCTAATAAGGAAGAACAGGTAAAATATGTCATAAAGGtgacatttgtgtaaaaatacccatattattataaaaaaatatttcgaaaTCACATTGAAACAACCAATGTATTCTTCATGGGcataaataatgtaggtatctaTTGTAATACATTGGACAAATACCTACTTCTAACATTTGGAATTTTGAACCCGTATCTACGTTTATTTTAACTTCAAATTTCCCCAAAATTGTTTACAGAATGTCTCATACAAACCGAATTGTGTTTTTTTCACTATGACAAGACTtcgaaatatatttttcttcaatATGCTTCGAAATATACAAAAACTGTCATTGTTTTATAACGCAAATAAATAACATCCTGAAATACGAGAAACCACACGTTTATATGGGACAATCGGATACTCGGACAGATATAACTACCTTCTGAAGTCCTTTTTCAAATCTCCAATACTTTGAGATTCAGCTACAATAAATTTGGTACAATAATACGAACCTGATTCAAAAACATTTTTGATTCGTACTTTTTTGTATAGAACGTAAGACTAATCAGTTCCTTTACAGGTAAAAATGCTacgaatattatattttaatgttaatcTTCCCCTAATTCTAGGACCGTATATCCAGAGACCTTAAAGAATTGAGAGACTCGTCTGTGTTTTCATTCTTTATGGTCAATGCCCTCTTTGTCCTCATTGTGTTCTTATTGCAACTGAATAAGGACAACCTTCATTTCAAATGGCCGCTCGGAGTAAAAACTAACATTACGTATGATGAGGTTACGCAAGAGGTACAGTGACTTCCCTATCCAGCGCTCGGCCTTCAACGATGACTCGGGACTATGACGAACGAAGATTTCTCACAAACATTCTAAACAAAAATAAACCCCTGCTATTTACTTTAAGTCATTCCCAATCACCCTTGAAGGTTGACGCAATTTTTTACTAAATAACTGTTTTTTATGTACTTTTACAGGCTAGAATTGCTGCCGATTTGATAGAGCTACGTAATAAGTCAGTTTTTGCATTCGTTATGTTTAACGCGTTATTCATATTGATAGTGTTTCTGTTACAACTCAACAAAGATCAACTCCACGTGGATTGGCCTTTGGGAATTAAGACAAATATTACGTACATCGAGGAGACAGGCGAGGTATAGCCAGAATTATCGAAGATTGTGTCTCACGAGTCTAACGATCTTCTTCTAACCGGTCTGTCCTGGTTTGGCACACCAGCATGGAACCCCAACACACGGAGGACTAAACTTCTTCGGCGACACTCTAATGGGTTTACACGCCTTCTAATTAATATCCGAATCCCAATTATATTCCTGATCAACGCAAATCCCAGTAAAAAGATTAGGTTACAATTGATCAATATTTCTAATCCTTGTTATAACGGTAGCGTTTCACAAAGAAGTTATTCACGTTACCGTGATGGCACCCTAGATCCGTTGTTTGATAATTCCGTCGAACTTATTCCTGGTTAAAATGTCACTATCCACAACTATCCCTGCAATTTCACGTTATCCAAAGGAGGATCGATGTTGTCTGTGGTTATTAGGGTGGAGGTATCTTCTTATTAAACACGGGGACCGGGTCACTACTTCTCCTTGTACATACTTTACACCTCGGACAACGTGGTGATTTGTGTAACAGGATAATGTTTCTATCTAAATAGGTACAATGGAAAGGCAACTTAATACAGTTAACTCCTAAGTTATAAGTGTTACTTTAATATAACGAACTTTCCAACCTATACTCGTCAGGACAATGATCTATTTTTAGGACAGAAAAAGTGGACACCTTAACCCACGAAGTAAAATCGATTAATTAATCAAGTCCTTTTCGGGGccttaaatttataattaaattatatcgcTTGACTTTAATACTTTACTTGTCCTAAAAATAGGTTGGTTCTTACGAGACATTGtcattttatgtttaattttacaCATGATAACATAAATGACGTCAAAAACATATAACGAATGCATTTTTCTCACTGCacaccatggtataataatatactccgcctggtactctcttccgaccacgtgactgacagaagcctacgtcatcatgcgacagcgctatatgataatatgcgatagcgctatataaagtggcaatgttattgtgacgtaggcttgtgtcactctgggaagagaagaccatgttttattagaccatGCTGCACACGTATTAAACATTGTTTTTGGTGTTATTATAGTGATTCAAGTTTCCTATTAATTTGCACATGTCAGTAACAAAAGCCACGTCTTTCTCAATTTCAAACACATCTAATAAATGATGATTTAtgttttacttttaatattttttaatgacACGCCTTCGCAAAggtattaacaattaaagaacaTTTTCAGGTATTAATTTCAAAAGAATATTTGCAATTGGAACCTATCGGTCTGGTGTTCGTGTTCTTCTTCGCGTTGATTTTGTTCATCCAGTTCACTGCCATGTTGTTCCATCGATTTGGAACCCTTTCGCATATCTTGGCATCCACTGAACTGAATTGGTTCTGCGCGAAAAAGgtacgtaataataataatgtttgtgttttttatatcaatgtaaatttatttgtgtgtcgTTGGCGTACGTGTCGCCATCAACTTTTATATAGATTAATACAGGTCCCCACAGAAAACCAGCGTTACGGTTTGTGGGGATTATATTTTAGCGTCCCAATGTCTTTTACGTCTGCatgcttttctttttttttcatgtactatgttgtggcgttaaaataaatgtatttctttctttctttctttaatcGATTAATAATCGAGTACTTCCCATCAACAAGTAATTCTATTCACATACTTTTTGCTAGTCTTATCTCTTCATCACGTAATTCTTGAATAAGTATCATCCCTTTTATGTTCTAGGCGGAAGACTTATCTCAAGATGCATTACTGGATAAAAATGCAATTGCAATAGTAAAAGACTTGCAAAAGCTAAATGGATTGGATGACGACTACGACAACGACTCGGGCTCTGGACCACACAACGTGGGCAGAAGAAAGACCATCCATAACTTGGAGAAGGCGCGACAGAAGAAGAGGAATATTGGCACGCTTGATGTGGCTTTCAAGAAACGGTTCTTTAACATGAACGCTAATGATGGACCAGGTAAAACAATACTTAAATCCCTAATTCAAAAATCTCCAGGGTGCGTAGCTAACATGACAATCGATTGCGCTCCGTAGCGAAAGAAATGCAActatcactgtcgcactaatatggaagactGATAGAGAGAAGCAAAGAGTTTCGTTATCGtagcgcaaacgattgtcaccttggctaggcaccttGGTCTTCACGAGCAAGTCATGTCGTCAACGTCATTACGAATTGATATACGATAAAATAACTTAACACATTTCTTATTCACAACAGAAGTCAAAAACAGAGATTATTTCCCCGTTTTCTCCTCAACTTATACCCCTGTCTATCTGTCCGCGGTTGTCAATTCGGATCGATAAATAGCCTCGGATATAATAGTTTGTTTTGTGCTCTTGTTCTTCAACTAACTATTAATTTTCAGGGACGCCGGTACTCAACCGTAAGATGACCTTAAGAAGAGAGACACTGAAGGCTCTAGAAACGAGGAGGAATTCCGTGATGGCGGAGCGAAGAAAATCACAAATGCAAACTCTCGGAGCAAACAATGAATACGGAGTAACTGGaatggtaaaaatatttttaaaatctactttgatatacctactaattttattttgatggAAAACgtgaaaaaaatcaaaaaaaagttttattttttttataaatgtattgCTGATCAGGAATGA is drawn from Cydia fagiglandana chromosome 4, ilCydFagi1.1, whole genome shotgun sequence and contains these coding sequences:
- the LOC134663789 gene encoding chitin synthase chs-2 isoform X3 gives rise to the protein MAATGGKRREEGSDNSDDELTPLANEIYGGSQRTVHETKGWDSFREFPPKQDSGSMESQKCLEFTVRLLKILAYAVTFVVVLGSGVIAKGTVLFMTSQLKKDRRLAYCNRNLGRDKQFIVSLPDEERVAWMWALLAAFAIPEIGTVIRAVRICFFKSSKRPTSAQFIVVFVAESLHTIGLGLLFFKILPELDVVKGAMITNCLCIIPAILGLLSRNSRDSKRFMKVIVDMAAIVAQVTGFIVWPLLENKPVLWLIPIASLCISLGWWENYVTRQSPIGIIKSLGRLKEELNHSRYFTYRFMSIWKILLFLMCILFSIWMEGDDPAMFFQLFNAGFGPHNIVVEEIQIQTGGTTIPDLVNATLTGDSVEVAAVYKSAFYVLLIQMFAAYFCYIFGKFACKILIQGFSYAFPINLVIPLVVNFLIAACGIRNGDNCFFHGTIPDYLFFESPPVYTLSDFISRQMAWVWLLWLLSQTWITIHIWTPKAERLASTEKLFVLPMYNGLLIDQSMALNRKRDDHKDVKTEDLAEIEKEKGDEYYETISVQSDNTGASPKTIKSSDQITRIYACATMWHETKDEMIEFLKSILRLDEDQCARRVAQKYLRVVDPDYYEFETHIFLDDAFEISDHSDDDSQVNRFVKLLIDTIDEAASEVHQTSIRIRPPKKYPAPYGGRLTWVLPGKTKMICHLKDKAKIRHRKRWSQVMYMYYLLGHRLMELPISVDRKDVMAENTYLLTLDGDIDFQPHAVRLLIDLMKKNKNLGAACGRIHPVGSGPMVWYQMFEYAIGHWLQKATEHMIGCVLCSPGCFSLFRGKALMDDNVMKKYTLRSDEARHYVQYDQGEDRWLCTLLLQRGYRVEYSAASDAYTHCPEGFSEFYNQRRRWVPSTIANIMDLLADYKHTIKINDNISTPYIAYQMMLMGGTILGPGTIFLMLVGAFVAAFRIDNWTSFEYNLYPILLFMFVCFTMKSEIQLLVAQILSTAYAMIMMAVIVGTALQLGEDGIGSPSAIFLIALSSSFFIAACLHPQEFWCIVPGIIYLLSIPSMYLLLILYSIINLNVVSWGTREVQTKKTKKEIEQEKKEAEEAKKKVKQRSLLGFLQGVNSNEEEGSIEFSFAGLFKCLLCTHPKGNEEKIQLLHIASTLEKLEKKLETVERAVDPHGLSRGRKLSIGHRGSTNGDHGLDALAEDPEDDHNSDSDTDTLSTVPREQRDDLINPYWIEDQDLKKGEVDFLSQGELQFWKDLIDKYLYPIDANKEEQDRISRDLKELRDSSVFSFFMVNALFVLIVFLLQLNKDNLHFKWPLGVKTNITYDEVTQEVLISKEYLQLEPIGLVFVFFFALILFIQFTAMLFHRFGTLSHILASTELNWFCAKKAEDLSQDALLDKNAIAIVKDLQKLNGLDDDYDNDSGSGPHNVGRRKTIHNLEKARQKKRNIGTLDVAFKKRFFNMNANDGPGTPVLNRKMTLRRETLKALETRRNSVMAERRKSQMQTLGANNEYGVTGMMNNNLVVPRHRTSTANISVKDVFAEPNGGQVNRGYETTLGDEDESNSMRLQPRQNQVSFQGRYQ
- the LOC134663789 gene encoding chitin synthase chs-2 isoform X4, giving the protein MAATGGKRREEGSDNSDDELTPLANEIYGGSQRTVHETKGWDSFREFPPKQDSGSMESQKCLEFTVRLLKILAYAVTFVVVLGSGVIAKGTVLFMTSQLKKDRRLAYCNRNLGRDKQFIVSLPDEERVAWMWALLAAFAIPEIGTVIRAVRICFFKSSKRPTSAQFIVVFVAESLHTIGLGLLFFKILPELDVVKGAMITNCLCIIPAILGLLSRNSRDSKRFMKVIVDMAAIVAQVTGFIVWPLLENKPVLWLIPIASLCISLGWWENYVTRQSPIGIIKSLGRLKEELNHSRYFTYRFMSIWKILLFLMCILFSIWMEGDDPAMFFQLFNAGFGPHNIVVEEIQIQTGGTTIPDLVNATLTGDSVEVAAVYKSAFYVLLIQMFAAYFCYIFGKFACKILIQGFSYAFPINLVIPLVVNFLIAACGIRNGDNCFFHGTIPDYLFFESPPVYTLSDFISRQMAWVWLLWLLSQTWITIHIWTPKAERLASTEKLFVLPMYNGLLIDQSMALNRKRDDHKDVKTEDLAEIEKEKGDEYYETISVQSDNTGASPKTIKSSDQITRIYACATMWHETKDEMIEFLKSILRLDEDQCARRVAQKYLRVVDPDYYEFETHIFLDDAFEISDHSDDDSQVNRFVKLLIDTIDEAASEVHQTSIRIRPPKKYPAPYGGRLTWVLPGKTKMICHLKDKAKIRHRKRWSQVMYMYYLLGHRLMELPISVDRKDVMAENTYLLTLDGDIDFQPHAVRLLIDLMKKNKNLGAACGRIHPVGSGPMVWYQMFEYAIGHWLQKATEHMIGCVLCSPGCFSLFRGKALMDDNVMKKYTLRSDEARHYVQYDQGEDRWLCTLLLQRGYRVEYSAASDAYTHCPEGFSEFYNQRRRWVPSTIANIMDLLADYKHTIKINDNISTPYIAYQMMLMGGTILGPGTIFLMLVGAFVAAFRIDNWTSFEYNLYPILLFMFVCFTMKSEIQLLVAQILSTAYAMIMMAVIVGTALQLGEDGIGSPSAIFLIALSSSFFIAACLHPQEFWCIVPGIIYLLSIPSMYLLLILYSIINLNVVSWGTREVQTKKTKKEIEQEKKEAEEAKKKVKQRSLLGFLQGVNSNEEEGSIEFSFAGLFKCLLCTHPKGNEEKIQLLHIASTLEKLEKKLETVERAVDPHGLSRGRKLSIGHRGSTNGDHGLDALAEDPEDDHNSDSDTDTLSTVPREQRDDLINPYWIEDQDLKKGEVDFLSQGELQFWKDLIDKYLYPIDANKEEQARIAADLIELRNKSVFAFVMFNALFILIVFLLQLNKDQLHVDWPLGIKTNITYIEETGEVLISKEYLQLEPIGLVFVFFFALILFIQFTAMLFHRFGTLSHILASTELNWFCAKKAEDLSQDALLDKNAIAIVKDLQKLNGLDDDYDNDSGSGPHNVGRRKTIHNLEKARQKKRNIGTLDVAFKKRFFNMNANDGPGTPVLNRKMTLRRETLKALETRRNSVMAERRKSQMQTLGANNEYGVTGMMNNNLVVPRHRTSTANISVKDVFAEPNGGQVNRGYETTLGDEDESNSMRLQPRQNQVSFQGRYQ